The following DNA comes from Candidatus Polarisedimenticolia bacterium.
ACGCCTTCGGCGCCTCATAGCTTCCAGGAGATTCCCAGATAGGCGTTGCGACCCGGCGCCGGCGTGTAGAACTGATCGAAGGCGAAGCTGGAGAAATTGAACGCGTAAATGCCGCGCGTGCTGTACTCGCTGTCGAGCAGGTTGTCGATCTGCGCGAAGACGCTCCAGTTATCCCAGCCATAGCTGACGCGGGCATTGAGCAAGTTGTAAGGGTCGAGCTCGGGGGCGACATTCGCCAGGTCGGAGGTGAGAACCTGGCTGCCGACATAGATGTCCTGCAATCCGACGCTCCAGGAGGAGCGAATCGGAATCGTGACGCCCGCGGAGAGCTTGAGACGCGGGATCTGCGGCAGCCGGTCTCCCGATTCCACCTGGTTGCCGATGTTGGCGTCCGCGAACTCCGAGCGGAACGTGGCGTCGGTGTAGGTTCCCGAGAGCTCCCCGATGACGCCGCGGCCCAAAGGCGAGCGCAGCGTGACCACCGCCCCGCGCCGCCGCGTGCGCGGCAGGTTGAGGTTGGAGCCGGTGAACGAGGAAGGATCGGTCATGACGAAGAAGATCTCGTCCCGCACGTCGATCCAGAAGCCATTGACCGCCAGCGAAGCGCCGTGCTCGAAGCGGTGGTCCCAGCCGGCTTCGTAGTCGTCCGACACCACCGGCTGGAGGTCGGGGTTGGAGAAGAAGATCGGGAAGGCGAACAGCTCGATGACGGTGGGGGCGCGGAAGCCGCGCGAGTAGCCGGCGTAGAAGGCGTCGTTCCGGGAAGGGTTGAAATTCATGCCCAGCTTGGGAGACAGCTGCGAGAAGTCGCGCTCGCCGCCCGTGGCGCGCTGCGTGAACACCGGCGTGAAGGTGGGCGGGGGGAAATCGTAGAAGGCCTGGCTGCCGTCGCTTTCCAGGCGAACCTCGTCGAGGCGGATGCCGGCGGTCGCCGACCAGCGGGCGTTGAAAGACCAGGTGTCCTGCAGGAAGACGCCGACCAGGCGGCGGGTGGAGTCGGCCTGCGACACGGAGTGGGAGGTGTCCGACGAGGGCAGCGGCGTCCCCTCGGCGTCGGTCCGCGCCTGGTCGGTGTCGAACCCGTCGCGGGAGATCTCGAATCCGGCGATCATCTGGTTGCGCGATTCGCCCCTCTGCATCTCGTGCGCCCCCTGCGCCGTCCAGGCGATCTGACTCCGGTCCACCGAGGCGTTCGAGCCCAGTCCGCTGCGCCCGCCGACGAAGGCCTCGTCGTCGGCGTCGCGATACGACAGCCGCGAGGTGAGCGAGAAGCCGTTGTCGAGGCGCAGAGAGTAGTGCACGCTGGGCATCAGCAGATCGGTGGCGCTGAAGTCGTGCTCGTTGAACGGATTCTGCGTGCGGTCCTGCTCCAGCTCGGCGGCGGTCAGAGCACCAGGCTGGTTGAGATGGTTGCTCCCGGCCGTCAGGTCGACTCCCAGCGACTGTCGGTCGTCGAGCTTGTAGTCGGCGCCTCCCTGGAACCAGGAGATGCGCACGTCGGAATTGTCCCGGAACCCCTCCGACTGGCGGCGCTCGAAGCCGCCGTAATAGCCGAGCTTTCCCTGCACCCCGCCCGAGGAGAGCCGGTAGTCCTGCGTCCCGAAGCTGCCCCCGGAGATCGCCGCCGCGAGCGGCGAGGCGTCGGCGCCGTCGCGCGTGACGATGTTGATCGCCCCGCCGAGGCCTCCCTCGCCGAACAGGGCCGACGAGCTGCCGCGGATCACCTCGATGCGCTCGACCTCCGACAGGGGAACCAGCACGAAGCTGGCGAAGTCGGTATCGGGCTCGTTGAACCGCACGCCGTCCACCATGACCAGCGCCGAGGTGGCGAGAGAGCCGGTGTTGAAGCCGCGCAGGTCGGCGGTCGCCTGCACGCCGTTGCCCACCTCGTCGAACACCACGAAATCGCTGTGCATGGCGAGGAAGTCCTGCACCGTGGCCGCACCCGAGGCGAGGATCTGCTCACGCGTGAAGATGGTCACGTGCGCCGGGATCCTGGCGGGCTCTTCCGGCTTGTCGGAGAGGCGTCCCGCCACGCGCACCCGCTCCACCAGAGGCTTGGCCGGCTTCTCCTTCTTTTCTTGCGCGGCTTGCGAGTCGGCGCCTTCGGCGGCCGGTGCGGAGGCGCCGTCCTCCGGGGGTGCGGGTTCCTGCGCGAGCGATGCCGGGACGATCAGCAGGGCGAAGATCCATGCGGCCGCAAGCGGCGCGCGGCGGCGTGAAGTCACGGGGCACCTCCTGGTTCGGAATCGAGATAGGGAATGACGACGGGGGAGCCGGTGCGCGGATCTCGGGCGATCTCCGCGCCGGTCCCGTAGGCCGATCGGATCCAGCTCGGGGTCAGCACTTCTTCGGGGGTTCCTTCGACCAGGATGCGGCCGGAATGCAGGAGGACGATCTTCCTGCAGGCGCGCGCCACCAGGCCCGGGTCGTGGGAGATCGTCAGGATCGTCACGCCTCGCTCGCGGTTGAGACGGGAGAGGGTGTCGTAGGTTTTCAGCCGATGCTTCAGGTCGAGATAGGTCGTCGGCTCATCGAGAAGGAGCACTCGGGGCTCCTGTGCCAGGGCCCGGGCGATGAGGACCCGCTGCCGCTCGCCGCTGCTCAGCAAGTTCAGCGGCCGGTCGGCGGATGGGCCCATCTCGACTTCCTCCAGACACCGCCGCGCCAGATCCTCGTCGGCCGCGCGTTCCATCCCGAGAATCCCGAGCCGTGAGAAGCGGGCCATCAGGACGATCTCCAGGCAGGTGAAGGGAAACAGCACGCGCGCTTCTTGCGGTACCACGGCGATGGCCTGCGCGCGCTCCCTGTCCGGCACCGTGGCGAGAGAGCGGCCGAACAGGTGCACGCTGCCCGATTCGGGACGCAGCGTTCCCGAGAGAAGCTTCAGCAGCGTCGTCTTGCCGGCGCCGTTGGGGCCGAGGATCCCGGTGAAGCTTCCCTCCGGCAGGCTCATCGAGAACTGCTCGATCAAGGGACTCCGCCCGTCGTACCCGAAGCGCAGGTCGCGTGCGGCAAGCGCCTCAGTCAATGGCCACCTCCCCGCGATGCCGGCGATACAGGAGGATGAAGATCGGGCCTCCCACCAGGACGGTGAGGACTCCCACCGGCACTTCCGTCGGCGCCAGCAGGGTGCGCGACACGGCATCCGCCAGGACCAATCCGGTGGCACCCAGCAGCGCCGAGGCCGGCAGCAGCAGGCGATGGTCCGGCCCGAAGAGGTAGCGGGCGGCGTGCGGGACGATGAGCCCGACGAAGCCGATCAATCCGCCGAAGGCAACCACCGACGCCGTGATCAGCGAGGCAGCGAGAATGCCGAGCAGGCGGGTCCGCTCCACGTTGCAGCCCAGGGTGCGCGCCGATTCCTCGCCCGCGCAAAGGAGGTTGAAATCGCGCGCCAGCAGCCAGAGCGCCGCGATGCCCGTGGCGACGATGCCGGCGAGGACTCCCAGGACGGAGTAGCGCTCCGGGGCCAGCGTTCCGACGAGCCAGAAGATCGCCCCGCGGATCCGCGAGAAATCGACGGCGGTTTCCAGGAACAGGATCAGCGCCAGGAAGAAGGAGTTGAAGATCCATCCGATCAGGAGCATCGGCGTGGAAGGCGAAACGCCGCGCGACCGGGACAGCGACAGGATCGCCAGCACCGTCAGGCAGGCTCCCGCGAAGGCGGCGGCCGGACGGGCCCAGGCCGGCCCCGCCACGCCCCCCAGGGAAACGAGGATGGCGCCGACGGCGGCCCCCCCCGAGATTCCGAGGATGTAGGGATCGGCCAGGGGATTGCGCAGCACCGCCTGGAAGGCGGTCCCGGCGCAGGCCAGCGCGGCGCCGGTGAGCGCGGCGAGCAGGATGCGCGCCAGGCGCACCTGGATAAGGATCGTTTCCACCTCGGGCGGGACGCTTGCGCCGGCGAGGGCGCGCAGCAGGGTAGGGAGAGGAACGCTGGCCGATCCGATCGACAGCGCGACCGCGGCGCCGGCGAGCAGGGCGGTGCCCAGCAGGGCGAGGACCACGACGATGCGGCGGCGCGTGAGACGAGGCGGCGACACGTTTGCCTTCTCCTGGGTGCGACGCACCCGTGGGGGAAGGCTCAGTCGGCGGAGCGCTGGTGCAGGTTGGAAGAGAGGGGGTCGGTGGTGATCCTACCCCTCCCTACGAGGGGGGATCCCGTCGTCCCATAGGCAGGTCTCCTGGCTCGCGAATCATCCTCGGCCCGTCCCCTTCCCAGGTTTCCCCAGTGGGATGCCGACGGGCTTCGTCCTCGCTCACAGTGGCGGGGCCGCAGCGGATTTGCACCGCTTTCCCTAGTTTTTCCTGCTCTTCCTTTCGCCTATGAGCTTTCCAAATCCGGCGGGCAATCTACCACACCCGCGCGCGGCGCTGTCAAGAGAGGCAGGAGGGCTAGGGGACCAGCGGCGGCCAGGAGTCGGTGAAGGGAGCCTTGGCGCCCGCCGCCGCGGCCGCTTGCGATCCGCGCGCGTCGGGCAGGGAAGACAAGGCGGTGTAGATGGAGACCGCCTCGGTGCGCTTGCCCTGCAGGTCGTAGACCCGTGCGGTCCAGAGCTGCGACCAGATCCTCGCGGGGTCGTCTTGCGGGATTTGCATGCGCGATACCTTGTCCCAGGCCAAAAGCGCCCCGCTCCAGTCTCCCCGCTCCTTCAGGAGGCGCCCCTTCAGGAACCAGGCCCGTGGGTTGTCGGGATCGTCGCCCAGCGCCTGATCGATCTGCTCGTCGGCGCGCAGCAGCTTCCCCTCCACCATGAGGCTTTCCGCCAGATCGGAGCGGCCGGCCGGACCGATGCGCGCGATCAGCGGCAGGCGCTGCAGCGGATCGAGGGCCATCGAGGCGAGCGGCGCCTTCAGGGGAATGACGATCTCCCCCGAGGTGCGATCGGCGGGAAAGATGGCGCGGACCTTCGTGCCGCTCAGATCGGTCGCCACCACCTCGACCGGCATGGCGGCCGAACCGGTCTTGTAGACGTCGGCGCGCGCTTCGTACCCCTCTCCGGCCTTGGCGCCGCGCACCCGGCTCATGTAGTAGTCCAGATGGTCCTTGGTCCGCAGCCACTGATCGAAGAAGCCGTCCAGCCGGGCCGTACTCGCCGCCTGCGCCGCCTTCTGAAAATCGCGATCGGTCACGAACCCCTGCCGGGTCGTCTTCAGAATGCCGCGCGCGACTTCCTGCAGCTTTTCCTCGCCCAGGATGCCTCCCAGCATGTGCATCACCGCGCCGGCTTTGGCCTGCGCGATGGCGCGGTCCATGCCCGTTTCTCCTTTCGACCGGTCGGCCCGGGCGCGCATGAGCGTCGTGTCGACGCCGCGCAGGACTCCGGCGAGGTAGGTGTCGTTGATGCCGGATCGCAGGTACTGGGTGTGCAGATCGGTCTGGTTCTTCTTGGCCAGATAGTTCTGCTGGCACCAGATCGACATGCCGTCGGAGACAAAAGGAGTGGCATCCGATGGATCCCCGACGCTCCAGCCCCAGATCAGGCGCGCCGCCTGCAGCGCGACGGCGTCGCGCAGCGCCGCCTCGCCCGCGGGCGCATAGATCACCTGGCTGGAGGATTCCCCTTTCACCTGGAACGGCGCGGCGGGAAGGACGGTGACCTGGGCCGGCGGAAAGGCGCCGAGAAAACCCTGGTAGAAAGTGATTGCCTCGGTCGTCTCGGCGAGCGCCTGCCGCGACCAGGCGTCTTTTCCCTCCGGTGCGACGACGAGGACGGGAATCGTGCCGGCGCTGCCGCGCAGCGGCTTCAGCTTTTCACCGGCGGCAAGCGCGAAGTTGCGCGTCGATTTGGCGGTCAGGGTCGTCCGGCCGCCGCCCTTGCCCGGCGCCGCGGCGCCGCTGCCGGCGACGGTCCAGCCGGGCGGCGCGCCGACGTTCACCGTGACGTCCTTGAGGTCGTCCGATCCCAAAGAGCCGGCCCGGTAGGCACGGAACTTCGGAAACCAGCTCGAGGCGCCGCGATCGTTGAGATCGAGATAACCCGGCGCCATGTCGGCGGTGTCGATCGGGCGCTCGTACTCCACGGTGAAGACCGTCTTGAAGCCGGGGCCCAGGGGTGAGGGTAGGCGGACGGCGTAAGCCTGCTCCTCCGGCTTCCATTCCGGGGCCGCGCGTCCTCCTTTCGAGTCGACGAGCGAAAGAATCTTCCAGCGCTCGGCGGCCGCGGCTCCGGCGGCCGCGGGCAGCGCGGGAGCCTCCAGGAAGACGGTGTCGAGCGGTGCTTCGGTCTCGTTGCGATAGGTGACTTTCTCGGTGCCGTGCAGCGTTCCCTTGGCGGGATCGATCACCAGATCGATCTGATAGTCGTTGGCGGCGAGCAGCGGCGCGGCGCCGGCGAGAAGCGCCACAACGGCCGTGGTGATGCGTCGAAGCCGGGCATGGGTCATGGGCCTCCTCCGGATGAAATGGGAGTCTGCCGGTCCGCCGGGTCTGCCGGGCATGCACGCGATGCTACCAGAGGGATCCGGAGGCATCAACGGATTCGCGGCAGGTTGACGCCCCGCGGCCCCCTTCCTAGAATCTGGCCACCCGATGATCTCAGCCTCGTTTCCGTTCGATGCGCAGTTCCTCGGCCGGGCGGTCGAAGCGCCCCGCCTCGCCCGCGGCGCCTGGGCGGACCTCTTCCTCGAGCGGGCGCGCAGCCTGCGCGCCACCTGGGACCACCAGGGCGGCACCCGCATCAGCTCGGGAATGCGCGAAGGCTTCTGCCTGCGCGTCGTGGACGGGGGCTCCCAAAAGCTCGACGCTCGCGAGGGTCTGTCCCATGAAGCAATCCTGGATGCCTGCGGCCGGAAGAGCGGCAGCCTTCCTTCCGAAGCGCCGGCGTCTTCCGGCGAGGCGGACGGACTCGATGAGGCGGGCCTCGCTTCCTTCCTGGAGGCGATGCGCGAGCGGCTCTTGTCGCTCGGACTGGACGAGACGCAGCTCTCCGTCAGTCTGGAGATTGGCTTGCGCCAAACCTGCGTCTGCCTTCCCGGGGGCTCTCTCCGGCAGAGCGGCAGCTCGCGATCGATCGTCAGCTGCCGGATCGGCGACGCAGGGGAAGGCCTGTCCGCCGGCTTGGGAGCGTCGAGCTTCGCGAAACTGGTCGAATCGCAGCCCGCCGCGCGCCTGGGCCGCGAGCTGGAGGAGCGGGTGGCCGGCCGGCGCGAGGCGCGGGAAGCTCCCGAGGGGGAGTTCCCGGTTCTCCTGGCGGCGGGAACTGGCGGCGTCTTCTTCCACGAGGCCTGCGGGCATTCGCTGGAAGCGGACCTGGTGCTGCGCGGCGCTTCACCGTTTCGGGCGCTCCTCGGAGAGCGGGTGGCCGCGCCGTTCGTCTCGGCCATGGACGATGCCACCCAGCCGGGGCTGGAAGGGAGCTACGATTTCGATGACGAAGGCTCGCCGGCGCGCGGCATCGTTCTGATCGCGCGCGGAGTATTGAAAGCTTTCCTGGCGGATCGGATCCATGGAGCGATCCTGGGCGGGGGCAGCACGGGAAGCGGACGCCGCGAATCGTACCGCGACTCGCCGCTGCCGCGGATGTCGAACGCCTTCCTGATGGCTGGGGATGAGGATCCCGAGGCAATCCTCCGGGAGACGCCGCACGGCATCCTGGTGAGCCGGCTCGAGGGAGGAAGAATGGATCCCGCCACCGGGGATTTCCGGTTCCGCGCCTCCTCGGGGCGGCTGATCGAATCGGGCCATCTGACGGCGCCGCTGCGCCCCTTCACGCTCGCGGGGAACGGCCTCGTGGCGCTGCGGGCCGTGGCGCGTGTCGGCTCGGATCTCTCGTTCGGAGACGGGACCGGCTCGTGCGGCAAGGACGGCCAGCAGCTGCCGGTGGCGGCGGGATTGCCCACGATCCTGATTAGCTCCCTCGCCGTGCGTCCGGGTTAACGGCCGCCGGGCATCAACGGCGACAGCGCGATGCTGTCGGCCCCGGCTTGCGGCGTTGCGTCCTGCTTGCGTAGCCACGAGGGTAGGCGGCGCTTCGTGGATGGGAGAGGCCCATGGGCCGCGGCGTCTGGCAATCCTGTCGGCTCGGGCGGCCGCGGCGCTGGCCGCTCAGCGGGCCGGCGGCACCGAGAAATCCCTCTCCCATTCCCGCGCCGCGTCCGCCAGCTCCTTGAACCGCTTCTCTTCCGTCCAACCCAGGTAAGCTGCCATGATGCGCGAGGCCCCCTCCGCGATTGCCTTGCCCTGCGGGGAGCGCATGCGCGCCTCCATCATCAGGGGATGCAGCCGCCGGAAGAGGAGATCCGCCAGGCGCACCGCTCCTTCGTGCTCCACGGCATGGATCACCTCGGCCGGAGTCGCCGGGCAGCCGGCGGCGAAAGGGGTGCCGAGCGCCGCCGATTCCTCGATGCGGCCCAGGATCCGTGCGGCGCGGCCGCCGTAGGTGGCGCGCAGGTGCCGCACCACCTCGGGAGTGGTGTGGGGTGTGAACTCGGCGTCTTCCTCGGCCAGCTTCTGCTCCGATCCCGGAAACAGCTTCCAGGTCGTGATACAGGGATCGCTGCGCCGGCCTGTCCTGGAGAAGAAGACGCCGCTGGCCAGGTCGACGGTCGCCTGCGCCATGCGCCGGCACGAGGTGAGCTTGCCGCCCACCACCGTCACGACGCCGGGAGCTTCCTGCACGATGCGGAAATCGCGCGACAGCGATCCGGTCGGCGTGTCGGGACGCTCCACCAGGGGCCGGATGCCGGCCCAGGTGCATAGCACCTTGTCGCGCGTGAGAGACGGGGCTTCGAAGATCTCGGCGGCCACACCGAGGATGTAGTCGACCTCCGAGGCGGCGGCCTTCACCGGCTCGAGGGGGCCGGTGTGGTCCACCTCCGTGGTCCCGAGATAGGTGAAATCGCCCGCCGGGACTGCGAAGAGAAGACGTCCATCGGAGCGCGACGGCATCACCACGACGCGCGCCACCGGCAGGACCTCTCGAGCCACGACGAGGTGCGATCCCCGGCTGGCGCGCAGGCGGCTGGCCGAGTCACCGCCGCGGCGCCCGTGCTCCTCCTCGCCATGGAGAAGACCGCCCGCCCACGGTCCCGTGGCGTTGATCACGACCGCGGCCCGCGCTCCCAGGGAAGCTTCGCCGAGGCGATCCCTGAGGACCAGGACGGTGGCCTCCGACTCGGAAGGAATGATGCGCTCCACTTCCACATGCAGTACCACCGTCGCCCCCGCCTCGACGGCGGCGAGCCCGGTCTCGACGACCAGGCGGGCATCATCGGCCGCGCCGTCGCGGTAGACCACCGCTCCCTTGAGGTCGCGGCCGCGCAGCGTCGGCTCCAATAGCAGCGCGCCCGAGGGGCTCAGCGTGCGGGTCCCCCCGAGACGGCTGCGGCCGGCGAGAAGGTCGTACATGCCGATGCCGAGCCGGAGCTTCCAACGCTCCATCCCCGACGCGTAGGCTGGAAAGAGGAACTCCCGCGAGTGAACCAGGTGCGATGCCACCTCCATCAACGTGGCGCGCTCGCGCAGTCCCTCGCGGACGAAGCCGAACTCCAGCGTCTTCAGGTAGCGCAGCCCGCCGTGGATGAAGCGGGTGGAGCGCGACGAGGTGCCGGCCGCCAGGTCGCCGCGCTCGACCAGGGCGACATCCAGCCCGCGCAGCGCCGCGTCGCGCGCGATCGACGCGCCGGTGGCGCCGCCTCCTACCACCAGAAGGTCGAAGACGCGCGAGCTGATCGCCTGCAGGTGCTGGTCGCGACTCCAGGAGAGGCTCGGCTTGCGGGCTTCCGACACGGTCCTGCCCGGGAAGGTCATGCGCGGCGATCATCTCCTCGAAGGGCCCGGTCATGAGCGCAACACCTGCTCCCGACGGGCGAAGTGCATGATATCCTCCCGCGCCGGAGGCGCGCAGGATGATTCAGAAGGAAGCCGGGCGCGAATCGAAGCTGTCCGCGTTTCTCGCCGGCGAGCCGCGGGATCTGGAGTGGGCCGAGGCGCTGGTCGAGCAGGCGCTCCTGGCGGGCGCGCGCGAGGCCGAGGTCTATTTGAAGACGAGCTCCTCCACCGGCATTCTCCTGCAGCACGGCTTCGCCACACTCTCCGGAGGCAGCGAGCGGGGGGCTGCCTTGCGGGTGTTCGACGACGTGGGAAGATTCGGCCACGCCTTCGCCTCGTGGCGCAACGACGAGACGGCCGGACGCCTGACGCGCGCCGCCGTTGCCGCCTTGAAGCAGCAGGAGGACTCGCGCGGCGGATGGTCCCCGGCGCCGCGGCCCGAGCAGGCCTTTGCCCGGGTGCCGGGAGTCGTCGACGAGGCGGTCCTGGCACGCGAGCCGGAGCAGAAGCGCCGGTCCCTGGAGCGCGTCCTCGAGACTTCCTTCCGCGCCGCCGCACCGCGGCCCATGGCCTCTTTCCGC
Coding sequences within:
- a CDS encoding glycerol-3-phosphate dehydrogenase/oxidase, which codes for MTFPGRTVSEARKPSLSWSRDQHLQAISSRVFDLLVVGGGATGASIARDAALRGLDVALVERGDLAAGTSSRSTRFIHGGLRYLKTLEFGFVREGLRERATLMEVASHLVHSREFLFPAYASGMERWKLRLGIGMYDLLAGRSRLGGTRTLSPSGALLLEPTLRGRDLKGAVVYRDGAADDARLVVETGLAAVEAGATVVLHVEVERIIPSESEATVLVLRDRLGEASLGARAAVVINATGPWAGGLLHGEEEHGRRGGDSASRLRASRGSHLVVAREVLPVARVVVMPSRSDGRLLFAVPAGDFTYLGTTEVDHTGPLEPVKAAASEVDYILGVAAEIFEAPSLTRDKVLCTWAGIRPLVERPDTPTGSLSRDFRIVQEAPGVVTVVGGKLTSCRRMAQATVDLASGVFFSRTGRRSDPCITTWKLFPGSEQKLAEEDAEFTPHTTPEVVRHLRATYGGRAARILGRIEESAALGTPFAAGCPATPAEVIHAVEHEGAVRLADLLFRRLHPLMMEARMRSPQGKAIAEGASRIMAAYLGWTEEKRFKELADAAREWERDFSVPPAR
- a CDS encoding TldD/PmbA family protein → MISASFPFDAQFLGRAVEAPRLARGAWADLFLERARSLRATWDHQGGTRISSGMREGFCLRVVDGGSQKLDAREGLSHEAILDACGRKSGSLPSEAPASSGEADGLDEAGLASFLEAMRERLLSLGLDETQLSVSLEIGLRQTCVCLPGGSLRQSGSSRSIVSCRIGDAGEGLSAGLGASSFAKLVESQPAARLGRELEERVAGRREAREAPEGEFPVLLAAGTGGVFFHEACGHSLEADLVLRGASPFRALLGERVAAPFVSAMDDATQPGLEGSYDFDDEGSPARGIVLIARGVLKAFLADRIHGAILGGGSTGSGRRESYRDSPLPRMSNAFLMAGDEDPEAILRETPHGILVSRLEGGRMDPATGDFRFRASSGRLIESGHLTAPLRPFTLAGNGLVALRAVARVGSDLSFGDGTGSCGKDGQQLPVAAGLPTILISSLAVRPG
- a CDS encoding iron ABC transporter permease, yielding MSPPRLTRRRIVVVLALLGTALLAGAAVALSIGSASVPLPTLLRALAGASVPPEVETILIQVRLARILLAALTGAALACAGTAFQAVLRNPLADPYILGISGGAAVGAILVSLGGVAGPAWARPAAAFAGACLTVLAILSLSRSRGVSPSTPMLLIGWIFNSFFLALILFLETAVDFSRIRGAIFWLVGTLAPERYSVLGVLAGIVATGIAALWLLARDFNLLCAGEESARTLGCNVERTRLLGILAASLITASVVAFGGLIGFVGLIVPHAARYLFGPDHRLLLPASALLGATGLVLADAVSRTLLAPTEVPVGVLTVLVGGPIFILLYRRHRGEVAID
- a CDS encoding ABC transporter ATP-binding protein; protein product: MTEALAARDLRFGYDGRSPLIEQFSMSLPEGSFTGILGPNGAGKTTLLKLLSGTLRPESGSVHLFGRSLATVPDRERAQAIAVVPQEARVLFPFTCLEIVLMARFSRLGILGMERAADEDLARRCLEEVEMGPSADRPLNLLSSGERQRVLIARALAQEPRVLLLDEPTTYLDLKHRLKTYDTLSRLNRERGVTILTISHDPGLVARACRKIVLLHSGRILVEGTPEEVLTPSWIRSAYGTGAEIARDPRTGSPVVIPYLDSEPGGAP
- a CDS encoding TonB-dependent receptor, which codes for MTSRRRAPLAAAWIFALLIVPASLAQEPAPPEDGASAPAAEGADSQAAQEKKEKPAKPLVERVRVAGRLSDKPEEPARIPAHVTIFTREQILASGAATVQDFLAMHSDFVVFDEVGNGVQATADLRGFNTGSLATSALVMVDGVRFNEPDTDFASFVLVPLSEVERIEVIRGSSSALFGEGGLGGAINIVTRDGADASPLAAAISGGSFGTQDYRLSSGGVQGKLGYYGGFERRQSEGFRDNSDVRISWFQGGADYKLDDRQSLGVDLTAGSNHLNQPGALTAAELEQDRTQNPFNEHDFSATDLLMPSVHYSLRLDNGFSLTSRLSYRDADDEAFVGGRSGLGSNASVDRSQIAWTAQGAHEMQRGESRNQMIAGFEISRDGFDTDQARTDAEGTPLPSSDTSHSVSQADSTRRLVGVFLQDTWSFNARWSATAGIRLDEVRLESDGSQAFYDFPPPTFTPVFTQRATGGERDFSQLSPKLGMNFNPSRNDAFYAGYSRGFRAPTVIELFAFPIFFSNPDLQPVVSDDYEAGWDHRFEHGASLAVNGFWIDVRDEIFFVMTDPSSFTGSNLNLPRTRRRGAVVTLRSPLGRGVIGELSGTYTDATFRSEFADANIGNQVESGDRLPQIPRLKLSAGVTIPIRSSWSVGLQDIYVGSQVLTSDLANVAPELDPYNLLNARVSYGWDNWSVFAQIDNLLDSEYSTRGIYAFNFSSFAFDQFYTPAPGRNAYLGISWKL